The Saccharomyces mikatae IFO 1815 strain IFO1815 genome assembly, chromosome: 2 sequence TTTCCTTCGTCTGTTCGTTtatattttccttttcttcgttCGGTGGGAAAAGCTCATCAATTTTTATCCTTCTATGAGGATATAGAAGAGCAGTCATCGTTTCAGTGCCTGTCTTTTCGTCTTTACTTGGAAAAGCACTGGTTATTTGAGCCAAAACACCAACATCGTACACATCATCTTTGTCTGTGATTACATCAGTATCTTCCTCTGAGTTCTTCAACATGAAGGCAGCGATATAAGGTTGCTGGCGGTCTAACATTTCCTTGATTGCCTTCATAACCCTCTCGTCTGATATCACAACCGCCTTGTAAAAACCTGGAAATAGGGGCCGTCTGGCTATAGGCAATGCTAGCATCTGCGGGTACACTTCTGGCACATTCTTGGGTGGTTTCTGTTTCGAGTTGCCATCTCCAGAGTCTGATCGAATAGATGAAGATTGTCCGCCTCCAGAAGCTGAGCTTTTGGAGTTTTTAGAAATTTCGGATTCTTGATTCTTATCAGTCGTTTCATCATCTCGCGTGGGCtcaatatcattatcaGTATCTCTTTCTTCAGGTACTATCTTAACATCTTCGTCCTTTTTCTGAGGCGTACTATCATCCTTCGCCAGAATACCTTTGTAGTCATTCGCAGCCAGCGAGTACCGAGCAAACTGCTCATTAAGTTCTGAAAGCTGCTCCGTGTATCTTGGACTTTTCAATTGATGTTGGAACTCTTGCCATGCTGGAGTCTTGATCATGTGGCCGGGTTTAATATTCGCCACATCGTGGACGCCCAAAGTAGATGCGAGCCTCCTTTGAGGGATTGTAGCTGCCTTAGTGATAGACCGGTAATATTGAACAGCTCTCGTGGTCCTCGCCACTGTGCCAAGGGTCTTTGCGGTTCTTGTTCTCAGCATGCTTTATTTGCCAAACTTCCCCTTCAAATAGCTCAAAAaccaaaaggaaagaacaaaatttttgaagtagCAACAAATGCACACTGTATTATGTGATAACAGCTGTATTGTTAACTGTATTTGGTTGTTATTGCTGTGTTTTACCATCAAAATAAGGCTAAAACACCTGGTCTGACTTGTTTTCCTTCCGGTGGCAAACATTATACACCCTTCACAGAAGCACCCATACATCACactaacaataaaaatattatctATACCGTTACATCCATTAATTACATGATACGAGCCATCAGTAGGAAATAGCCCCCTGCTGTTCCATCCCGATGACTAGCAATTTCAGTGATTTACCACTTAGTTTGTTGCATCAAGGCACCTCTTCATCCTCCTGCTCGTACAGcaattgatttttcaatgccTGCTGCTGTCTATACTTAGCCAGGTAGATTTTCAACACCTCTGCATAGTTTTCGAAACCTAAGGCATGCAAAGATATCAAGATGTCTTCCCCGTTTATCgtctttcttttgtctGCAGCACATCGATCACTTGCCTCGCTGGTCACAAAGGAAATGAGCTCACTGACACACTCCTGCATGCACTCCTTGGCATCCTTCGATACCTTGGCACTTGATGGCAGTGTATTCTTCATGAGTCGTGCTACGTTGTTGATGGGCAGCCATCTGTCCTGCTCTCTTAATGTGAAAACCTGTTGCAGGCTGCTGCTCGAGTTCGCATTCCCACTGTTCTCCTGAACGTCCTCTGGACTTGTGCTAACGTGTTCAGAATCATTGGTACTCATATTCTCGAGGGGTTCGTGTAACTTGTGTTATTTACTAACTTATTCTTGCTCCTATGTCTGATTGGCGGATAGCTTGATAATTACAGCTCTCTTTTTCTGCTTAATATGACGAAGCGGCCAAAAAATGCCGTAGCGCGATATTGTCGTGGCATCGAACGTAATATGTTATTTCAATGGTACAATATTCTGATTTAATAGCTGCAAAGAACATAGTTGGGAAAAGGCAATGCGTATTAGTAGCGACAGAGGGGCATAGATAGGGTGTTTCGAATTGTGTGTACTTGTGTCAGGTCAAGGTTAGGAAATaatggagaagaaaagcCCACAATTGCCCTCTACAAGCGAGCAGATCTTGGAAAGGTCCACGAAGGGTGCTACGTTTCTGATGATGGGCCAGCTTTTTACCAAGCTGGTAACGTTCCTACTGAACAATCTGTTAATCAGGTTTCTTTCGCCCAGAATATTTGGTATCACAGCATTCCTGGAATTTATACAGGGAACAGTGTTATTCTTCAGCAGAGATGCGATCCGTTTGTCCACGTTGAGAATTTCAGACTCTGGTAATGGAATAatcgatgatgatgatgaagatgatgaggaagGGTACCAGGAAAGTCATTATAAATCTAAAGTCCTGCAGACCGCGGTTAATTTTGCGTACATCCCGTTCTGGATTGGATTTCCCCTTTCTATAGGTCTTATCGCGTGGCAATACAGAAACATCAATGCGTACTTCATCACTCTGCCATTCTTCACGTGGTCGATCTTTCTTATTTGGCTCAGTATAATCGTCGAGCTGTTGAGCGAGCCGTTTTTTATCGTCAACCAGTTCATGCTGAACTATGCCGCAAGGTCGAGATTTGAAAGTATGGCGGTGACTACAGGATGCGTTGTCAATTTCATAGTCGTTTATGCCGTCCAGCAATCTCGTTACCCCATGGGAATTGTGACTGCGgacattgataaagaagGCATTGCTATATTAGCATTTGCCTTAGGAAAGTTAGCTCATTCGATAACTTTACTAGCATGTTACTACTGGGACTAtctaaaaaatttcaaaccaaaaaaattgttcagTATTAGACTGACGATAATTAAGCCGcatgaaaacaatgaattgaagaaaaactattcAAAGGGTACaccttatttttttcagaatgATATTCTACAGcatttcaaaaaagtttACTTTCAGCTATGTTTTAAGCATTTGTTGACGGAGGGTGATAAGTTGATTATCAACTCTTTATGTACTGTAGAGGAACAAGGTATTTACGCTCTACTGTCTAACTATGGGTCATTACTAACTAGATTATTATTTGCGCCCATTGAAGAATCTCTGCGATTATTTTTGGCCCGTTTGCTGTCTTCACATAACCCGAGAAACTTAAAGCTATCGATTGAAGTCCTGGTCAATTTGACAAGGTTTTACATCTACCTATCATTAATGATCATAGTATTTGGACCTATCAATTCATCCTTTTTACTGCAGTTCTTGATTGGCTCCAAATGGTCAACTACTTCTGTTTTGGACACAATAAGGGTTTACTGTTTTTATATTCCATTTTTATCGCTAAATGGCATTTTTgaagctttttttcaaagtgtGGCCACTGGTgaccaaattttgaaacattCATATTTCATGATGGCTTTTTCTGGTATTTTCCTACTCAATTCTTGGGTTCTTATTGAAAAGCTGAAATTATCGATCGAAGGTTTAATTTTGAGtaatattatcaacatggttttgagaatattgtATTGTGGAGTTTTCCTGAACAAATTCCATAGAGAATTGTTCACAGattcctcttttttcttcaatttcaaggATTTCAAAACGGTTATCATTGCAGGTTCCATGCTTTGCTTAGTTGATTGGTGGTTTATAGGATACGT is a genomic window containing:
- the RFT1 gene encoding glycolipid translocation protein (similar to Saccharomyces cerevisiae RFT1 (YBL020W); ancestral locus Anc_8.166), encoding MEKKSPQLPSTSEQILERSTKGATFLMMGQLFTKLVTFLLNNLLIRFLSPRIFGITAFLEFIQGTVLFFSRDAIRLSTLRISDSGNGIIDDDDEDDEEGYQESHYKSKVLQTAVNFAYIPFWIGFPLSIGLIAWQYRNINAYFITLPFFTWSIFLIWLSIIVELLSEPFFIVNQFMLNYAARSRFESMAVTTGCVVNFIVVYAVQQSRYPMGIVTADIDKEGIAILAFALGKLAHSITLLACYYWDYLKNFKPKKLFSIRLTIIKPHENNELKKNYSKGTPYFFQNDILQHFKKVYFQLCFKHLLTEGDKLIINSLCTVEEQGIYALLSNYGSLLTRLLFAPIEESLRLFLARLLSSHNPRNLKLSIEVLVNLTRFYIYLSLMIIVFGPINSSFLLQFLIGSKWSTTSVLDTIRVYCFYIPFLSLNGIFEAFFQSVATGDQILKHSYFMMAFSGIFLLNSWVLIEKLKLSIEGLILSNIINMVLRILYCGVFLNKFHRELFTDSSFFFNFKDFKTVIIAGSMLCLVDWWFIGYVKNLQQFFVNVLFAMGLLSLILVKERQTIQSFINKRSISNSKDV
- the HAP3 gene encoding Hap3p (similar to Saccharomyces cerevisiae HAP3 (YBL021C); ancestral locus Anc_8.167), translating into MSTNDSEHVSTSPEDVQENSGNANSSSSLQQVFTLREQDRWLPINNVARLMKNTLPSSAKVSKDAKECMQECVSELISFVTSEASDRCAADKRKTINGEDILISLHALGFENYAEVLKIYLAKYRQQQALKNQLLYEQEDEEVP